In Lonchura striata isolate bLonStr1 chromosome 2, bLonStr1.mat, whole genome shotgun sequence, a single genomic region encodes these proteins:
- the ZBED1 gene encoding E3 SUMO-protein ligase ZBED1, whose product MENKSLEGSPSDLKLVAHPRAKSKVWKYFGFDTNAEGCILQWKKIYCRICMAQIAYSGNTSNLSYHLEKNHPDEFCEFVKSNTEQMREAFATAFSKIKPESSQQVVQDSLIMKTYQNYENKKHQELTSAVISLICEGMYPASIVDEPTFKALLRTADPRYELPSRKYFCTKAIPEKYSAIREIVLKELTEVLWCGISTDMWRSENQNRSYVTVAVHFLSSGPANCLAVNSRCLKTFEVPEDNTAETITRVLYETFIEWGINTKVFGATTDYSKDIVKACSLLDIPVQMPCLGHSFNAGIQQAFQLPKLCNLLARCRKLVEYFQQSTVAMYMLSEKQKQQNILHCMLVSDRVSWWGSTLAMLQRLKEQQFVIAAVLVEDSNNHHLMLESSEWNTIEGLVELLQPFKQVAEMMSASKYPTISMVKPLLHMLLNTTLNIKENDLKEISMAKEVIAKELSTTYQHTPEIDMFLNVATFLDPRYKKLPFLSAFERQQVENRVVEEAKSLLEKVKENSFRTEEKFFTVSEEPPMKKIIISSTPPPTSVINNMLAEIFCQTGGVEDQEEWHAQILEELSNFKSQKVLGLNEDPLKWWSDRLALFPVLPKVLQKYWCILATRVFPERLFGSSANVVSAKRNRLAPAHVDEQIFLYENSRNGSEAEPEDEDEGEWGLEQEQIFNLNDSVNINNSFFNIRDSGFV is encoded by the coding sequence ATGGAGAATAAAAGTTTAGAAGGTTCCCCATCAGACCTAAAGTTAGTGGCTCACCCGAGAGCAAAGAGTAAAGTGTGGAAGTACTTTGGGTTTGATACCAATGCAGAAGGATGCATATTACAGTGGAAGAAGATCTACTGCCGTATTTGCATGGCACAGATTGCCTATTCGGGAAATACATCCAACCTTTCCTACCACCTTGAGAAAAACCACCCTGATGAATTCTGTGAGTTTGTGAAAAGTAACACTGAGCAAATGAGGGAAGCCTTTGCCACAGCATTTTCAAAAATCAAGCCGGAGTCATCGCAGCAGGTTGTTCAAGATAGCCTCATCATGAAGACCTACCAGAACTAcgaaaacaaaaaacatcagGAACTGACATCTGCAGTCATCAGCTTAATTTGCGAGGGCATGTATCCAGCCTCCATTGTTGATGAACCTACCTTCAAGGCCCTCTTGAGAACAGCGGATCCCAGGTATGAACTTCCAAGCCGGAAGTACTTCTGTACAAAAGCAATTCCTGAAAAGTACAGTGCTATTAGAGAAATTGTGCTGAAAGAGCTCACTGAGGTTCTGTGGTGTGGCATATCCACAGACATGTGGAGGAGTGAAAACCAGAACAGGTCATATGTAACTGTGGCAGTTCACTTTCTCAGCAGCGGTCCTGCCAACTGCCTGGCTGTGAACTCACGGTGTTTGAAAACATTCGAAGTACCAGAGGATAACACTGCAGAGACCATTACAAGAGTCCTTTACGAAACATTCATTGAGTGGGGGATCAATACAAAAGTCTTTGGTGCTACAACAGATTACAGTAAAGACATTGTAAAAGCTTGCTCTCTCTTAGATATTCCCGTACAGATGCCTTGTTTGGGCCACTCTTTTAACGCAGGAATACAACAAGCTTTTCAGCTCCCCAAACTGTGCAACCTTCTTGCCAGGTGCCGAAAGCTGGTGGAGTATTTTCAGCAGTCTACGGTTGCAATGTACATGCTGAgtgaaaagcagaagcagcaaaataTTCTCCACTGCATGCTGGTAAGTGACCGTGTTTCCTGGTGGGGAAGCACGCTTGCTATGCTGCAGCGCCTCAAGGAGCAGCAGTTTGTCATTGCAGCTGTTCTCGTGGAGGACAGCAACAACCACCACCTCATGCTGGAATCCAGTGAGTGGAATACAATCGAGGGGCtggtggagctgctccagcctttcaAGCAGGTTGCAGAGATGATGTCTGCTTCAAAGTACCCGACGATAAGTATGGTGAAGCCACTTCTCCACATGCTTCTGAATACCACTCTGAACATCAAAGAGAACGATTTGAAAGAAATCAGCATGGCAAAGGAGGTGATTGCTAAAGAGTTGTCAACCACCTACCAGCACACACCGGAGATAGACATGTTTCTCAATGTTGCAACTTTCTTGGATCCCCGCTACAAAAAACTAccttttctttcagcctttGAGAGGcagcaagtggaaaacagaGTGGTGGAAGAAGCAAAAAGCCTGCTggagaaagtaaaagaaaatagttttagaACTGAggagaaattcttcactgtttCTGAAGAGCCCCCtatgaaaaaaatcatcatCTCCTCTACTCCTCCTCCTACCAGTGTCATCAACAACATGCTCGCAGAGATCTTTTGCCAGACAGGAGGCGTGGAAGACCAGGAGGAATGGCATGCTCAAATCCTTGAGGAATTGAGCAACTTCAAGTCACAAAAGGTCCTCGGTTTGAATGAAGACCCGTTGAAGTGGTGGTCTGACAGATTAGCACTGTTTCCAGTTTTACCAAAGGTTCTTCAAAAATACTGGTGTATTCTGGCCACAAGGGTCTTCCCTGAACGCCTTTTTGGTTCTTCTGCTAATGTTGTGAGTGCAAAGAGAAACCGGTTAGCCCCGGCTCATGTGGATGAGCAGATCTTTTTGTATGAAAACAGTCGCAATGGGTCTGAGGCAGAACCGGAGGACGAAGATGAAGGAGAGTGGGGTTTGGAACAGGAACAGATCTTTAATTTAAATGACTCGGTAAACATAAACAACAGTTTCTTTAATATTCGAGACAGTGGGTTTGTTTAA